One part of the Candidatus Mancarchaeum acidiphilum genome encodes these proteins:
- a CDS encoding ATP-binding protein translates to MIYDKFYNISNSVLLAKQIKISAMSESKLCELPGSDGFYVGKSSIYNLPFFINFDKLMNKHIISLGMTGSGKTNLLKNLILKIFVYETSPSITIFDWSGEYSDITNYTVGIRHDLKSLGINLLDLYGTDLFKPLVINALENFCGLSSNDCNEIYDKISNGLGKGKRDFNEGISGFFRRIRKPGVGKKVLALDHYKLFNQHPGIDLNGILDKFLCFDLSSLDEFGKSNFSKLLLLLLKLEIYRKGISTGKTNYLVFDEAWKYIKDDSILNGLFREGRKYGVSLLIATQMASDVSNELLSNAASVFIFRLHKEDYKVLGNYGIDSNRFSGITENLGRGSCLVSQILKGGTFSQAVISDVKHFNLSDYLLVSGDNMNYISRIRFKNAVEKYCTNSGSILRFMEENSKLDLSKLIEKLISDGNDRVVIVTLLRSVGIDDFVIASGFDNLRSVYFE, encoded by the coding sequence ATGATTTATGATAAATTTTATAATATCTCCAATTCGGTTTTGCTTGCGAAGCAGATAAAGATATCTGCAATGTCAGAATCTAAATTGTGCGAATTGCCCGGCAGTGATGGATTTTACGTAGGCAAAAGCTCAATATATAATTTGCCCTTTTTCATAAACTTTGACAAGCTTATGAACAAGCACATTATTTCACTTGGTATGACGGGCTCGGGAAAGACAAATCTGCTCAAGAACCTGATACTTAAGATCTTTGTTTATGAAACAAGCCCATCAATAACTATATTTGACTGGTCCGGCGAATACTCAGATATAACAAATTATACTGTTGGAATAAGGCATGATCTTAAAAGCCTTGGAATTAACCTTCTTGATCTTTATGGGACCGATCTATTCAAGCCCCTGGTCATTAATGCATTGGAGAACTTTTGCGGGCTTTCAAGCAATGACTGCAACGAGATTTATGATAAAATATCAAATGGATTGGGCAAAGGTAAACGGGATTTCAATGAAGGCATTTCAGGATTTTTTAGAAGAATCCGTAAACCAGGAGTTGGGAAGAAGGTTTTGGCCCTGGATCACTATAAACTATTTAACCAACACCCTGGCATTGACTTGAACGGTATTTTGGATAAATTCCTGTGCTTTGACTTATCGAGCTTGGATGAATTTGGGAAATCCAATTTTTCAAAGCTGCTTCTGCTCCTTTTAAAGCTTGAGATTTATAGGAAAGGGATAAGCACTGGAAAGACTAATTATTTGGTATTTGATGAAGCATGGAAGTATATTAAGGATGATTCAATATTGAATGGCCTTTTCAGGGAAGGGCGAAAGTATGGAGTAAGCCTGCTCATAGCTACCCAAATGGCTTCTGATGTATCGAATGAACTCCTATCAAATGCTGCTTCTGTCTTCATATTCAGGCTGCATAAGGAGGACTATAAAGTTCTGGGCAATTACGGAATTGATTCAAATAGGTTTAGCGGGATAACAGAGAATTTGGGAAGGGGGAGCTGCTTAGTCAGCCAGATATTGAAGGGAGGGACTTTTTCACAGGCTGTTATAAGTGATGTGAAACATTTCAATCTTTCTGATTACTTGTTGGTTTCAGGTGATAATATGAATTATATATCCAGAATCAGATTCAAAAATGCAGTCGAAAAGTACTGCACGAATTCAGGGAGCATCCTACGTTTTATGGAGGAGAATAGTAAATTGGATTTATCTAAATTAATAGAGAAGCTGATTTCTGATGGCAATGACCGGGTTGTGATTGTCACATTGCTGCGCTCTGTCGGTATTGACGATTTTGTTATAGCCTCGGGGTTCGACAATCTAAGATCCGTCTATTTTGAGTGA